The nucleotide window CCGCGCCGAACCCCAGCCCGACGGCACGTACCGGTTGCACGGCACGAAGATGTGGATCTCGGGCGCCGAGCATGAGCTCAGCGACAACATCGTCAATCTCGTACTGGCCAAGATCCCCGGCGGCCCCGCGGGCACCAAGGGCATCTCGCTGTTCATCGTGCCCAAGTTCCTGGTCAACTCGGACGGGTCGATCGGAGCCCGCAACAACGTCGCCATCTCCGGGCTGAACCACAAGATGGGCCAGCGCGGTATCACCAACACCGTGCTGAACTTCGACGGCGCCGAGGGCTACCTGGTCGGCGAGCCGCATCGCGGCATCGTCTACATGTTCCACATGATGAACGAGGCGCGGTTGGGCGTCGGCATGGGTGCGGTGTCGCTGGGCTACACCGGCTACCTGAAATCGCTGGAGTACGCCAGGGAACGCCCGCAGGGCCGGCTGGTCAAGGATCCGTCCACCCCGCAGGTGCCGATCATCGAGCACGCCGATGTGAAGCGGATGTTGTTGGCACAGAAGGCGTATGTGGAAGGTGCGTTGGGTCTGGCGCTGTACTGCGCGCGGCTGGTCGACACCGAAGAGACCGACCTGCTGGACATCTTGACCCCGGTGGCCAAGAGCTGGCCGTCGCAGTGGTGCCTGGAGGCCAACGACCTGGCGATCCAGGTGCTCGGCGGCTACGGCTACACCCGCGAGTACGACGTCGAACAGCACTATCGGGACAACCGGCTGAACCCCATCCATGAGGGCACCAACGGCATTCAGAGCCTGGATCTGTTGGGCCGCAAGGTGACTCAGCGTGGTGGGGCCAGCATGGCTGCCCTGTCCGAGCGTATTGCGGCGACGGCGGCGGCCGCGGGCGATCACCAGTTCGCCGGCCAGCTCGACGCGGCGTGGCAGCGGCTGGTCGGGGTGACCGGGGCCATGTTCGCCTCCGGTGACATCGAGGCGGCGATGGCCAACAGTGCCGTCTATCTGGAGGCCTTCGGTCATATCGTCATCGCCTGGATCTGGTTGGAACAGGTGCTGGCTGCCGCAGGAAAGGACGGCGACTTCTACGACGGGAAACGGCAAGCAGCCCAATACTTCTACCGCTACGAACTGCCCAAGACCGGGCCGCAACTCGATCTGCTGGCCAGCCTGGACCACACCACCCTGGACATGCGCGACAGCTGGTTCTGACACCTCTCCTGCGCCCAAACTCACCTTCGGGCCAAGAAGTGCGAGGCGGATTCATACGGTCAAGGCAACATTTCCTGGTTTTGGAGGTTGCTGTGCCGAGAGGGATTCCTGCGTCGCGGGCATTGAAGCGGGAGCTTCTTGATCGGGTGTGTCGGGGGCAGTCGGTGACAGCGGCTGAAATAGCGATGGGCGTGTCGCACGGGCTGGGCCATCAGTGGTGGCATAAGGCTGGTGGGATGACGCTTACAACGGGTCGGCGCGGCGGTGTCGCCGATGTGATCGAGCAGGATCGGCCGGGCGGGCCTGGGCATCGGATCAGCCTGGCTGAGCGTGTAGAGATCATGCGAGGGCTCGACGATGAGTTGAGCTATGCCGAGATCGGGCGCCGGATCGGGCGCGACCGGTCGGTCGTGTGGAAAGAGATCCGCCGTAACCGAGGTGATGACGGGGACTATCACGCGTTGATGGCTCATGCTCGATCTAAGAATAAAGCCAAGCGACCCAAGGCATTCAGGCTCAATGATCCGAAGCTGTGCGCGGCGGTGGAAACGTGGATGGACGACGGGTGGAGCCCGCGGTTGATTGCGCAGGTGTTGGCCCAAGATCATCCCGCTGACAAGCTGATGCAGGTGAGCCACGAAACGATCTACCAGAGTCTGTACGTCCAGGCCCGTGGCAGTCTTCGTGCCGATCTGCATAAGAGTCTCTCGACCAAACGGGCGGCCCGAAAAACGCGTGGCCAGGTCCGTGGTCCCCGCGGGGCCTACGCCAGCGGCGAGGAATTCCGCATCAGCGATCGCCCCGCCGAGGCTGCTGACCGGGCAGTACCCGGACACTGGGAAGGCGACCTGATCATGGGGGCCGGCAATACCAGCGCGATCGGCACCTTGGTCGAGCGCAGCACCCGGTTCACGATCTTGCTGCATCTGCCGGTCGACCATACTGCCGAGGCCGTAGCCACCGCGATGATCGCGGCGATGGGCGAGCTACCCGAGCATCTACGCCGTTCGATCACGTGGGACCGTGGCTCTGAGATGGCTCAATGGCGTCACATCCACCTGCAGCTCAAGGCGCCGGTCTACTTCTGCAATCCGCATTCACCCTGGCAGCGCGGCACCAATGAGAACACCAACCGACTCTTGCGGCATTGGTTCGAAAAGGGCACCGACCTAGCCGGTTACACCAGAGCCGACCTCAAACGTGTTCAAGACAAACTCAATACACGGCCCAGGCCCACCCTGGACCTCGATACCCCAGCCCAACGTCTCGCCGCCCTCATTAGCCAAACAGCCTGAATGTTTCCCCAACCACTTGACATTGCCCGAGTGGCCGCCGGCATTTCGTCGATCTCGGTGCGCTCGATTCGGTGGGCTTGTCGATCCGGGTGGGCTCGGTCGCGTCCGTGTAACAGACTGGGGGCATGCCCGCAGAGATCGCGATCCACTTCTTCCTGACCCTGGCCGTCATCCTCGGCGCATGCCGGCTGGTCGGCGCTGCCGCCGAGCGGATCGGCCAGCCTCGCGTCGTGGGGGAGATGATCGCCGGGGTGGTGCTGGGCCCCTCACTGCTGGGCCGGTTCGCACCGGGCCTGCAGCACGAGCTGTTCCCTGCCGGCACCTCGAACGTCGTGCTGTATACGGTGGCCCAGGTCGGGTTGGTGCTGTACATGTTCGTGATCGGGCTGAACTTCGATGTCAACCACGTCAAGGAGCGGTCCGGTACGGCGACGGCGGTATCGGTCGCCGGTATCGTCGCGCCGCTGGCGCTCGGCGCACTCACCGCCCTGCCCCTGCTCGGCCTCGGCGGTTTCTTCGGGTCAGGCGTCACCCCGGCCATGGCGATGATGTTCCTCGGGGCGTCGATCGCCATCACGGCTTTCCCGATGCTGGCCCGCATCATCTTCGAGAAAGGGCTGTCCGGTACACCTTTGGGCACGCTGGCGCTGGCCTGCGGTGCGGCGGCCGATGCCATCTCCTGGTGCGTGCTGGCGGTGGTGCTCGCGGTGCACCGCGGCAATGCTGCCACGGCCGTCGTCGCGATCGGCGGTGGAGTGCTCTACACCATCATCGTGCTGACGGTTGGCCGGCGCGGCTTCGGTGTGCTCGGCCGGGCGGCCGAGCAGCGCCGCAGTGTCTCGCCCGCCATGCTCAGCACGGTACTGATCACCCTGATGGGCTGCGCGTGGCTGACCGACGTCGTCGGCATCTACGCGATCTTCGGGGCCTTCATCCTGGGCGCCGCCATACCGTCGGGGTTCTTGGCCCAACGCCTCACCGACATCATCGAACCGCTCACCACGACGCTGTTGTTGCCGTTGTTCTTCGTCTACTCCGGCCTCAACACGCAGATCGGTCTGGTGAACAGTGCGCAGCTGTGGGCCATCACGCTGGCCCTGCTCGTGGTGGCGATCGCAGGTAAAGGGCTGGCGTGCACCGCCGCCGCCCGGCTGTGCCGGGTACCCGCACGTGAAGCGCTGGCTCTGGGATCGTTGATGAACGCGCGCGGGCTCATCGAACTCATCCTGCTCAACATCGGGCTGCAAGCCGGCATCATCACGCCGACCCTGTTCACCATGCTGGTGCTGGTCGCCATCGTCACGACGCTGATGTGCTCGCCGATCTTCGAATTCGTCTACGGCCGGAACCGGACTGCCGATCTTTCGGCGTTGGAGCCGGGCCCGCGCGTGTAGCGTGGCGGAAAATGCGACACAACCTTGTGCCCGGTGCAGGGAGGAGAAACGCGTGGACGTTCGATCGGAGATCTCGCAACTGGATCCGGCGGCACGTGCCGCGCTGGCCGAGAAGATACGTAACCGTTTGTCCCGCAACGACAATCGTTCGACCGACTATGACGTAGCCATCGCGGGCGGCGGGGTGGCGGCCCTGACCCTCGGGCTGGAATTGCGCAAGTCCCGCCCGGACACCCGCATCGTGGTGGTCGAACCGCGCCCGCACCCGGTCCCCGAGATCACCCACACCGTCGGGGAGTCCACCGTCGAGATCTCGGCGCACTACCTCCGGGACCGGCTCGGTCTGGGCGACCACCTGAGCACCGCCCAACTGCGCAAGATGGGCTTGCGGATGTTCTTCACCCGCGGCGACAACTCCGATATCGCCGCCCGGATGGAGCTGGGCAGTTCGTGCTTCGTCCCGCAGGTGACCTATCAGGTCGACCGCGGCAGGTTGGAGAACGAACTGCACCGGCGCTGCCTTGACGCCGGCATCGACATCGTCGGCGGCCGGGTGCGGTCCGTGCAGTTGAGCGCCGCGGGACCGCACACCGTCACCTGCCAGGACGCCGACACCAGCACCGAGATCACCGCGCGCTGGGTGGTCGACGCCTCCGGCAGGAACCGGGCATTGGCCCGGCAGCTGGATCTCAAGCGTGCCAACGAGCATCGGTGCAACGCCGTGTGGTTCCGTGTCGCCACGGAAATCGACGTCGGTCGATGGAGTGACGATCCCAAGTGGCAGGCCCGCCTCGTCGAGGGTGACCGCGCGATGTCGACCAATCATCTGATGGGAGACGGTTACTGGGTATGGCTGATCCGGCTGGCGTCCGGTGCGACCAGCGTGGGGATCGTCGCCGACCCGGACTTCCACCGGTTCGACGAGTTCAACACCCTACCCAAGGCCCTGGCCTGGTTGCGGGCCCACGAACCTCAGTGCGCCGCGGTGCTCGCCGCCAACGACGCCCTCATCAGGGACTTCCGGGTGATGAAGAAGTACAGCCACGGCGTCGCGAAGGCCTTCGACGGCACGCAGCACTGGGCGATCACCGGCGACGCGGGCATCTTCCTGGATCCGCTGTACTCGTCGGGTCTCGATCTGGTGGCCGTGGGCAACGGACTCATCACCGATATGGTCACCCGCGACCTCGACGGAGAGGACGTGACCGCCCGAGCGCAGATCAGTGACACCCTGTTCCGCTCACTCACCGACATGTGGCTGGCGGTATATCAGGGGCAGTACACCCTGATGGGCACCCCCGCGGTGATGTCGGCGAAGATCATCTGGGATGTGGCCTTCTACTGGGGATTCATCGGGCTGCTGTACGCGAACGACCGGTTCACCCGGGTAGCCGACGAGCCGGACTTCGTGCCGCAGTTGGAAGGCCTGATCGCGCTGAGCAACCGGATGCAGCGATTCTTCCGGGAATGGGCGCGCATCGAGCACCGCGACGCCCCGGCAGACTTCGTCGATCTCTACGCCCCACTGAACTTCATGGTGACCCTGCACGCCGCGATGATGGACGAGCCGGCGAGCTTCCTGGACCGGTTCGAGGCCAACGCGCTGCTGCTCCGGCAGGTGGCCGGTCAGCTGGTCGACACCGTGATCGCGGACAAATCGGGGTGCTTCGACGATGACGAAACGGTGCGCCAGCTGCAGGTTTGGCAGCGCGATACCCTGCTGCGCGAGCTGCGCGAGATCTATCGCCGCGAGCAACACCAGCACCCGGTGAGCCCCGATTGGATAGTCATGGCCGCACCCGCGATGCAGGCGAGCTGATCCGCCGACGGGACCCATCCGTCGGCGACCCGGTGACGAATGACTGCTGGACCGGCAAGTCGACGGGGGTCAGGTGGCGATGATGGGTGCAACCGGCGGTGTTCACGGTGGACGCTGGACGGTGACGGGTTGACGGCGACCGACAACCCACCGCAGCCGCTGGCGATCGTCGGTATCGGTTGCCGCTTCCCGGGCGACGGCGATACGCCGGCGAAATTCTGGGATCTGCTCTGCCGCGGTGTCGACGCCACCGGCGTGGTTCCGGAGAGCCGATGGAACGCCATGCGCTTCTGGGATCCGCATCCGGCCAAGGTCGGCAAGATCGTGACCCGCCGCGGCGGATTCCTGCGCGAGATCGATCGGTTCGACCCACAGTTCTTCGGGATCTCGCCACGCGAGGCACATTCGATGGACCCGCAGCAGAGATTGCTCCTCGAGGTGACCTGGGAGGCCTTGGAGGACGGCGGCGTGCCCGCCGATCGGCTGGCCGGCACCGACGTGGGCGTGTTCGTCGGCGGCTTCACCCTCGACTATCAGCTGCTGCAGAACCAGGGGCGGGCCAGCCGATACCGGTTCAAGGCGCACTCGGCCACCGGGATGATGATGACGATGCTGGCCAACCGCATCTCGTTCGCCTTCGATTTCCGTGGTCCGAGCATGGCGGTGGATACGGCATGTTCGAGTTCACTGGTGGCGGTTCACCTTGCCGCCCAAAGCATCTGGAACGGCGAGTGTGACGTGGCGTTGGCGGGCGGGGTCAACGTCATGGTCGGGCCCAACACCGCGATCGCCGAATCCCGCAGCGGTTTCCTCAGCCCGGAAGGACGATCCAAGGCGTTCGACGACGCGGCCGACGGGTACGCCCGCGGCGAGGGCGCGGCCGTGGTGCTCATCAAACCGCTCGCCGCGGCGCTCGCAGACGGCGACGACATCTACGCCCAGATCCTCGGGACGGCCGTATCCCAGGACGGGCGCACCGACGGCATCACCGTCCCACGCGAGGAAGCCCAGCAGGCTGCCATCACCTCAGCCCTGCGGCGAGCCGGTGTGCGCCCCGGCGACGTCGGATACGTCGAGGCACACGGAACGGGCACGCCGGTGGGCGATCCCATCGAGATGCGGGCGTTGTCGCGGGCGCTCACCCACGATCGTCCGGTGCAGTGCCCCCTGCTGATCGGCTCGGTCAAGACCAACATCGGCCACCTGGAAGCCGGCGCCGGTGTCGCCGGGCTGATCAAGGCGGCCATGGTGCTCAAACACGGGTACATTCCCGCCACACTGCACTTCCGCAACCCCAACCGGGCGGTCTCGCTACCCGAACTCGGCCTCGACGTGCCGGCATCCGGCCGGCCGTTCCCGGCCGGACAGCCGCGCATTGCCGGAGTCAACTCGTTCGGTTTCGGGGGCACCAACGCGCATGTGGTGCTGGCCGGTCCGCCCGAACTCACGGCACGGCCCGATGCGCCGCCCCTGCGGTCGGCGGCGTTGCTACCGCTGTCAGCCCGCAGCGAGGGTGCGCTGGTCGCCATGGCGGGCCGGCTGGCCGATCATCTGGCCGCCGATCCGACGCTCAGCCTGCCCGATCTCGCCTACACCCTCGGGCAGCGGCGCAGCCACCTCAACCACCGCCACACCTTCCTCGTCACGAGCACCGACGACGCGCACCGGCAACTGCGCGAACTCGCCGACGGCGGGCAGATTGCCGCCGAACGGCTTTCGGTCGAGCGGCCGAAGCTGGCCTTCGTCTGCTCGGGGATGGGACCGCAGTGGTGGGGGATGTGCCGCGGCCTTCTCGACACCCTGCCGGTCTTCGCCGACAGCATCGCCCGCACCGACCGTGAACTGTCCCGATACGTGGAATGGTCGCTGTCGGAGGAATTGCGGCGCGACGAGCAGACCTCGCGGATGTCCGAAACACAGTTCGCCCAGCCGGCGAACTTCGCCGTGCAGGTCGCCCTCGCCGAACAACTGGCGCACTGGGGGATCACGCCGGACGCCGTCATCGGTCACAGCGCCGGCGAGGTCGCCGCCCATTACCTCGCCGGGTTGCTCGACTTCGAGCAGGCCGTTCGGGTGGTCCACCACCGCAGCCGTCTGCAACAACGCACCAGTGGGCGGGGCCGAATGCTGGCCGTGGGCGTCGACGCCGAGACCCTGATGCAGACACTCGACGATGCCACTCGTGCCGAGTTCGGAGCGCGGGTTTCGGTGGCCGCCATCAACAGTCCGTCCGCGGTCACGGTTGCCGGAGACGACGCGGTGCTCGACGATATCGTTCGTCAACTCGACCACGCCCACATCTTCAACCGTCGCCTGACGGGCGCCGTGCCCTATCACACGCACTACATGGACGCGATCAAAGACGATCTCTTCGCCGCGTTGGAGGATCTGGAATCCGGGCCGGCAACGGTGCCGCTGTATTCGACCGTCACCGGTGAGCGGTTGGACGGCTACCGGGCGGGTGCGGCGTACTGGTGGCAGAACGCCCGCGCCACCGTCGTGTTCGAACCGGCCGTTCGCCGCATGCTCGACGACGGTTTCACCCATTTCGTCGAACTGGGGCCGCACCCGGTGCTCGCCTCGGCCATCGCCGAAACAGCCGGGCGGCAGCGGGTTTCGGTGCTGGCCACCCAGCGTCGCCGCGAAGACGACCTGCCCACCCTGATGAACTGTGCCGGTTCGTTGTATTGCCTGGGCCACGATCTGGACTGGTCCGCGCTGAATCCGGCACAAGGGGCGCGGCTGCTCAAACTGCCGACCTATCCATGGCAGTCCAAGCGATTCTGGACCGATACCGCCGATGTCTCGGAGGCCCTGTTCTACGACCCGGTGCACCCGCTGTTGGGTCAGCCGATCAGTGCGGTGCACCCCACGTGGGAGGCCGAGTTCTCGGTGCTGACCACCCCGTTCCTCGCCGATCATCGGGTCCAGGGCGCCGTGGTGGTGCCGGGCGCGGTCTATGTCGAGATGGCGCTGGCGGCGGCACGGCACACGTACGGCTCGAACCTCAGCGTGGACAATCTCGTACTGCGCCGCGCCGTGATCCTGGATGACACCTGCGATCCCGTCGTGCGCACCACGGTCAACCAGGACGACGGCACGGTGGAGTTCTCGGCGTTCACCGCCTCCGCGGACGGGGAGGGCAAGTGGGTGATCACCGCCACCGCCGAACTGAACACCTTGCCCACGGCGCCCCGTGCGACAGAACATCCCACGCTCGACCACGTGAGCACACTGACCGCCGACGAGTTCTACACGCACACCACGGCCCTGGGTTTCGACTACGGGGAGCGGTTCCGCTCGGTCACCGCGGTGACTGCCGGTCACGACTGGGCGCGGGCGGGCCTGTCGGTCCCGTCGTGTATCGGTGACGAACTTGGCTGGTACAGCTTTCATCCGGCGTTGATCGACGGCGCCTTCCAAACGCTGTTCGGCGCCCCCTTCGGCGGCCAGGCCGATGGTGACGAACCCTTCCTGCCCACCCGAATCCGGCGCTGCGCGGTCTACGGTGCACCCGAGCCGTCGATGACGGTGCACGTCGACGTGCTGTCGGCGACCAGGGACGCCATCGAGAGCAATATCACGATCAGCGGGGCGGGCGGTGCCACCCTGGCCGTCTTCACCGGATTCACCGTGCAGTCGCTGAGTGCCTCCTCGCGCATGTCGGTCGACCGGATCGACAAGGGGCTCTACGAACTGCGCTGGTGCCAGACCGACCTGTCACCGAACGACGCCAGAGCCGATGTCGCAGAGGAGTCGTCATGGCTGGTGCTCTGTGACACTGCCGGTTTCGGCGCTGCGGTGGCCGACTGCTTGCGGTCACGAGGCCACCGCGTTCGTACGGCGTGCCACGCCGACGTCGGCGCCGTCACAGACACCGACGAGGGTTGGCTGCTCGATCCCCGAAACCGCGATCACCCGCGGGAGCTGGTACAAGCGCACCTGAACCGCGACGGTGACCTGGCGGGGATCCTGGACTTCTGGCCGCTCGATATCCCCGACCATGCGGAATCCGGTGAGCTGCAAGATGATCCGGATATCGGCGTGCTCACCGTCGTGCGGCTGGTGAAGTCGCTTGCCGACCATGACACCGTCAAGCCGCGGCTGCATCTCATCACCGCGAACGCCCAGCCGGTACCTGGCACGGAAACTCTTGCCGTGCAGCAATCTCCGCTCTGGGGTCTGGGCAGGGTCATCGGGCATCAGGAGTTCGCCGAGCACTGGGGTGGGCTGGTGGATATCGACATCCGCGACGACCCGGCCGTGGTGGCCGCCCGCATCTGCGATCACGTCCTCACCGCCCAGACCGATGACCAGATCGCCCTGCGCGGTGAGCACGCCTACGTGCCCCGCCTGCAGCCGTGTAGCGGACTGACCAAACCGTTTCCCACCAAGCTCAATCCCGATGCCACCTACGTCATCACGGGGGGAGCCGGAGCCCTGGGCCGGGTGGTGGCGACGTACCTGGCCGACCGCGGGGCCCGGCACATCACCCTGTTGGGGCGAAGCGCCGTCCCGCCCAGGGCCAGCTGGGCAAGCCTGGGAGACGGCAACCCGTACCGCGCGACCGTCGATGCGATCAGGGCCGTCGAACGTCTCGGGGCGCAGGTCGACACCGCCTGTGTGGACGTCACCGACGCGCACCAGGTCCGGGACTGGCTGCACCGGCACCTCCGGTCGGGCGGCCGACCGGTGCGGGGCATCATCCACGCCGCGGGTGTCGTCGACGATCAGCTGCTGATCAACATGAGTGAAGACGACTTCCTGAAAGTGCTGTCTCCCAAGATCTCCGGCACCTGGGCATTGCACGACGCGTTCATCGAAGAGAATCTCGACTTTTTCGTCCTGTTCGGCTCGGCCGGCTCGGCGATCGCGGCGCCCGGTCAGGCCAACTACGCGGCCGCGAACGCCTTCTTGGATGCGTTCGCCCACTATCGGCGGTCGCTGGGGTTGCCGGCACTGACCATCGGCTGGGGGCCTTGGTCGGTCGGCATGGTCGAGGAACTCAAGCTTGAGAAGATCTACGCGCAACGCGGTATCGAGCTGATCACCCCTGCCGTGGGAGTGCGGATCCTGGACAGGCTGATCAACCAGGCTGTGCCCCACGCCATCGCCATCAGTGCGGACTGGGGTCGGGCTCGGGAGGTGGGGTTGGGTGGCCGGCTACCCGCCATGTTCTCGGCGTTGGAGACCGTCGACGCGGATGCCTCCCAAGGCGACGCGCACGGGATCCTCGACGTTCTGGCTTCGACACCCGAAGGCGAGCGCCACGCGGTGGTCGCCGAGCACGTCCAACGCATCGTGGCGACGGTCTTCGATTGCGGTGTCGACGATTTCGGGCTCGATGACATGCTCGACGACATCGGACTGGATTCCATGATGGCGATGGAGTTCCGGATCAGGGTGAACACCTTGTTCTCCATCGA belongs to Mycolicibacterium cosmeticum and includes:
- a CDS encoding acyl-CoA dehydrogenase yields the protein MKSTILSRRDLDFLLYEWLRADELTARPRFAEHSRDTFDGVLDLCEQLAERYFAPHNKRSDANEPTFDGTTVTVIPEVKEALQAFAKADLIGMGFDAELGGAQLPATVAQAGFAWISAANVSTAGYLMLTIANANLIAKFGTPEQISTWVQPMLAGRFTGTMALSETQAGSSLADIVTRAEPQPDGTYRLHGTKMWISGAEHELSDNIVNLVLAKIPGGPAGTKGISLFIVPKFLVNSDGSIGARNNVAISGLNHKMGQRGITNTVLNFDGAEGYLVGEPHRGIVYMFHMMNEARLGVGMGAVSLGYTGYLKSLEYARERPQGRLVKDPSTPQVPIIEHADVKRMLLAQKAYVEGALGLALYCARLVDTEETDLLDILTPVAKSWPSQWCLEANDLAIQVLGGYGYTREYDVEQHYRDNRLNPIHEGTNGIQSLDLLGRKVTQRGGASMAALSERIAATAAAAGDHQFAGQLDAAWQRLVGVTGAMFASGDIEAAMANSAVYLEAFGHIVIAWIWLEQVLAAAGKDGDFYDGKRQAAQYFYRYELPKTGPQLDLLASLDHTTLDMRDSWF
- a CDS encoding IS30 family transposase → MPRGIPASRALKRELLDRVCRGQSVTAAEIAMGVSHGLGHQWWHKAGGMTLTTGRRGGVADVIEQDRPGGPGHRISLAERVEIMRGLDDELSYAEIGRRIGRDRSVVWKEIRRNRGDDGDYHALMAHARSKNKAKRPKAFRLNDPKLCAAVETWMDDGWSPRLIAQVLAQDHPADKLMQVSHETIYQSLYVQARGSLRADLHKSLSTKRAARKTRGQVRGPRGAYASGEEFRISDRPAEAADRAVPGHWEGDLIMGAGNTSAIGTLVERSTRFTILLHLPVDHTAEAVATAMIAAMGELPEHLRRSITWDRGSEMAQWRHIHLQLKAPVYFCNPHSPWQRGTNENTNRLLRHWFEKGTDLAGYTRADLKRVQDKLNTRPRPTLDLDTPAQRLAALISQTA
- a CDS encoding cation:proton antiporter; the protein is MPAEIAIHFFLTLAVILGACRLVGAAAERIGQPRVVGEMIAGVVLGPSLLGRFAPGLQHELFPAGTSNVVLYTVAQVGLVLYMFVIGLNFDVNHVKERSGTATAVSVAGIVAPLALGALTALPLLGLGGFFGSGVTPAMAMMFLGASIAITAFPMLARIIFEKGLSGTPLGTLALACGAAADAISWCVLAVVLAVHRGNAATAVVAIGGGVLYTIIVLTVGRRGFGVLGRAAEQRRSVSPAMLSTVLITLMGCAWLTDVVGIYAIFGAFILGAAIPSGFLAQRLTDIIEPLTTTLLLPLFFVYSGLNTQIGLVNSAQLWAITLALLVVAIAGKGLACTAAARLCRVPAREALALGSLMNARGLIELILLNIGLQAGIITPTLFTMLVLVAIVTTLMCSPIFEFVYGRNRTADLSALEPGPRV
- a CDS encoding NAD(P)/FAD-dependent oxidoreductase, which translates into the protein MDVRSEISQLDPAARAALAEKIRNRLSRNDNRSTDYDVAIAGGGVAALTLGLELRKSRPDTRIVVVEPRPHPVPEITHTVGESTVEISAHYLRDRLGLGDHLSTAQLRKMGLRMFFTRGDNSDIAARMELGSSCFVPQVTYQVDRGRLENELHRRCLDAGIDIVGGRVRSVQLSAAGPHTVTCQDADTSTEITARWVVDASGRNRALARQLDLKRANEHRCNAVWFRVATEIDVGRWSDDPKWQARLVEGDRAMSTNHLMGDGYWVWLIRLASGATSVGIVADPDFHRFDEFNTLPKALAWLRAHEPQCAAVLAANDALIRDFRVMKKYSHGVAKAFDGTQHWAITGDAGIFLDPLYSSGLDLVAVGNGLITDMVTRDLDGEDVTARAQISDTLFRSLTDMWLAVYQGQYTLMGTPAVMSAKIIWDVAFYWGFIGLLYANDRFTRVADEPDFVPQLEGLIALSNRMQRFFREWARIEHRDAPADFVDLYAPLNFMVTLHAAMMDEPASFLDRFEANALLLRQVAGQLVDTVIADKSGCFDDDETVRQLQVWQRDTLLRELREIYRREQHQHPVSPDWIVMAAPAMQAS
- a CDS encoding type I polyketide synthase → MTATDNPPQPLAIVGIGCRFPGDGDTPAKFWDLLCRGVDATGVVPESRWNAMRFWDPHPAKVGKIVTRRGGFLREIDRFDPQFFGISPREAHSMDPQQRLLLEVTWEALEDGGVPADRLAGTDVGVFVGGFTLDYQLLQNQGRASRYRFKAHSATGMMMTMLANRISFAFDFRGPSMAVDTACSSSLVAVHLAAQSIWNGECDVALAGGVNVMVGPNTAIAESRSGFLSPEGRSKAFDDAADGYARGEGAAVVLIKPLAAALADGDDIYAQILGTAVSQDGRTDGITVPREEAQQAAITSALRRAGVRPGDVGYVEAHGTGTPVGDPIEMRALSRALTHDRPVQCPLLIGSVKTNIGHLEAGAGVAGLIKAAMVLKHGYIPATLHFRNPNRAVSLPELGLDVPASGRPFPAGQPRIAGVNSFGFGGTNAHVVLAGPPELTARPDAPPLRSAALLPLSARSEGALVAMAGRLADHLAADPTLSLPDLAYTLGQRRSHLNHRHTFLVTSTDDAHRQLRELADGGQIAAERLSVERPKLAFVCSGMGPQWWGMCRGLLDTLPVFADSIARTDRELSRYVEWSLSEELRRDEQTSRMSETQFAQPANFAVQVALAEQLAHWGITPDAVIGHSAGEVAAHYLAGLLDFEQAVRVVHHRSRLQQRTSGRGRMLAVGVDAETLMQTLDDATRAEFGARVSVAAINSPSAVTVAGDDAVLDDIVRQLDHAHIFNRRLTGAVPYHTHYMDAIKDDLFAALEDLESGPATVPLYSTVTGERLDGYRAGAAYWWQNARATVVFEPAVRRMLDDGFTHFVELGPHPVLASAIAETAGRQRVSVLATQRRREDDLPTLMNCAGSLYCLGHDLDWSALNPAQGARLLKLPTYPWQSKRFWTDTADVSEALFYDPVHPLLGQPISAVHPTWEAEFSVLTTPFLADHRVQGAVVVPGAVYVEMALAAARHTYGSNLSVDNLVLRRAVILDDTCDPVVRTTVNQDDGTVEFSAFTASADGEGKWVITATAELNTLPTAPRATEHPTLDHVSTLTADEFYTHTTALGFDYGERFRSVTAVTAGHDWARAGLSVPSCIGDELGWYSFHPALIDGAFQTLFGAPFGGQADGDEPFLPTRIRRCAVYGAPEPSMTVHVDVLSATRDAIESNITISGAGGATLAVFTGFTVQSLSASSRMSVDRIDKGLYELRWCQTDLSPNDARADVAEESSWLVLCDTAGFGAAVADCLRSRGHRVRTACHADVGAVTDTDEGWLLDPRNRDHPRELVQAHLNRDGDLAGILDFWPLDIPDHAESGELQDDPDIGVLTVVRLVKSLADHDTVKPRLHLITANAQPVPGTETLAVQQSPLWGLGRVIGHQEFAEHWGGLVDIDIRDDPAVVAARICDHVLTAQTDDQIALRGEHAYVPRLQPCSGLTKPFPTKLNPDATYVITGGAGALGRVVATYLADRGARHITLLGRSAVPPRASWASLGDGNPYRATVDAIRAVERLGAQVDTACVDVTDAHQVRDWLHRHLRSGGRPVRGIIHAAGVVDDQLLINMSEDDFLKVLSPKISGTWALHDAFIEENLDFFVLFGSAGSAIAAPGQANYAAANAFLDAFAHYRRSLGLPALTIGWGPWSVGMVEELKLEKIYAQRGIELITPAVGVRILDRLINQAVPHAIAISADWGRAREVGLGGRLPAMFSALETVDADASQGDAHGILDVLASTPEGERHAVVAEHVQRIVATVFDCGVDDFGLDDMLDDIGLDSMMAMEFRIRVNTLFSIDLSVLEILRGVSVNSLAARVLAELHHRHGPAETPTAVGGESDGEVDALLGGLSDDELRELLSELEDPTAGVGES